A window of the SAR324 cluster bacterium genome harbors these coding sequences:
- a CDS encoding ABC transporter substrate-binding protein, with translation MRFLTILLATILYVTSAFALTPIKFSLDWKFEGPAAPYFVALDKGYFEAEGMDVTIDTGRGSLEAIPRVTGGAYEFGFADINSLIKFRDKNPTIGLKGILMVYNNPPFAIISLKKSGVMKPKDLEGRILGAPASDGAYAQWEAFVAANNIRSTEVTIENVGFPVREPMLAAGEVDAITGFSFSSFLNLKSKGVKEEDINVMLMSDYGLKLYGNTVIVNPNFAAENPQLVKGFVRAIIRGWMDTIADPNSAIDYLMKRNKIARRNVELERLEMAIRDNVITAEVKERGFGDVEGQRLSESINQVGITYDFSNKPTAASVFTSEFLPAMSQRKVN, from the coding sequence ATGCGATTTCTAACAATCCTCTTAGCAACGATCCTCTATGTGACATCCGCTTTTGCGTTGACTCCTATCAAATTTTCTTTGGATTGGAAATTTGAAGGTCCCGCTGCACCGTACTTTGTTGCCCTGGATAAAGGATATTTTGAAGCAGAGGGAATGGATGTTACCATTGACACAGGCAGGGGTTCCCTCGAAGCCATTCCTAGAGTCACTGGGGGAGCTTACGAATTTGGTTTTGCTGACATTAATTCACTCATCAAATTTCGAGACAAAAATCCAACCATTGGTCTCAAAGGAATTTTGATGGTCTACAACAACCCACCATTTGCAATTATTTCACTTAAGAAAAGTGGAGTGATGAAGCCTAAAGATCTGGAAGGAAGAATCCTCGGCGCTCCCGCTTCTGACGGTGCTTATGCGCAATGGGAAGCCTTTGTAGCGGCAAACAACATCAGGTCGACAGAGGTGACCATTGAGAACGTCGGATTCCCAGTTCGGGAGCCGATGCTTGCTGCTGGTGAGGTGGATGCGATCACAGGTTTTTCATTCTCATCCTTTTTGAATTTGAAATCAAAAGGAGTGAAGGAAGAAGATATCAATGTGATGTTGATGTCGGATTATGGGCTGAAGCTATATGGTAACACAGTGATTGTGAATCCAAATTTTGCAGCTGAAAATCCACAACTGGTAAAAGGATTTGTCAGAGCAATTATTCGTGGCTGGATGGATACGATTGCGGATCCCAATTCAGCAATTGATTATCTGATGAAACGGAACAAAATCGCTCGACGAAACGTTGAGCTGGAGCGTTTAGAGATGGCTATTCGTGATAACGTGATTACAGCTGAAGTGAAAGAACGAGGCTTTGGTGATGTGGAAGGTCAGCGACTGTCTGAATCCATTAACCAAGTTGGTATAACCTATGACTTTTCAAATAAGCCAACGGCAGCTTCGGTCTTTACAAGTGAGTTTCTGCCCGCAATGAGTCAAAGGAAGGTCAACTGA